From Manduca sexta isolate Smith_Timp_Sample1 unplaced genomic scaffold, JHU_Msex_v1.0 HiC_scaffold_2814, whole genome shotgun sequence:
ctgacattcgaaggttcggtgccgTCCTATGTGTTATGTTGGGTTCTTTTTCGGAAGAAGACACCCTTCTCCACTGATGTACTGTTATGTTCcgattttaagtaaattatagcCAGCGTAATTATTGGGAATTATGAGGCCTAACATCTTATGTCGCATTGACTAGCGCCGTTGAGTGCTACGCAATATTTTGTAACACCAATTTCTGTATGGTGttggtactgtttatgggcggtcgtatcgcttactgtCGGGCGAGTGGCATGCTCGTCTTATCAAAAAACTTCCTTTATTCACCTTACGCTATAAAAAGACCCTGCTTATATCTCTAGCAGAAGACTCTTAAATCTGTAATCTGTAGGTAATAAAACCTAATCTAATTGCACAAATCGTTATTTCCACGTTCATAAAACTAACAATGAAAGGAGTTACCTCACGCGACCTGACCTTCAACAAACAATAGAACAAAAAGTTAGGAAGAACCATCCGAAATATTcctataattaaattctatttggATTTTTTACTTGCGTGTTTGCTTAATTATGTAGCATGGTTCTGTGTACTGAGCTCTTCAAGATGCATGCTTTATTAGTACGGAAAAATGCcggtatttataaatgtatattaaaagcAGGTCGATCGTTTGTTAAATTTAACGCGAAATATTTTACTTCCACAACATGAGATTAAATATTGACTGATCATAACATTACTGACTAAAAAtgtacccccttattcatagcgttatttatctaaggacggagccttgctgtgataacaagtctgtttctcagtgctgacggcatggcagccttcgcagtgcgtagacatagggcggttgtgattggttaatattgaaatacaattttaatctagttggctgtcagataaacaaagctgaacaaatagcaagctgtcagataaacagagctgagaaacaaacttgttatcacattAATGCtcccgtccttagataaataatgtttatgaataaggttAGTATATTGCAGAGATCGAACCCAGAGCCCCTCGTATTCGGTTCATCACAATCGCgccatacaaatatttttttaatatattattggtcTTTACCAAAAGAGCTCAAGGTGAAAATTCCACAATtgcagataaaaataacattggaAATGGATGCAAGTGAATGCCATGCGGGTTATAAACATTATTCCTCCATCATTAGAAAGTTATAcggaaaaactatttatattttatgttgtgtaGATTGTCTGATATCTTTCTCTTCCTCTTTAACGTAATGTGCTGAAGATCTTGAATGACTTTTTCGGTGAAATAGGAAGAAAATAGTTACATGAAACACACACAAAATCGTGCTTTTATCCCTTAAGTGTtaaacagaggcgcaactggtgtacccactttATGCCGTGTGTATCCCGTCCCATGGTGGGATAGGGGGTGGgaagagcctatcgccatatcggggacaatttccagactccgggctaatactgagtagaaaaaaaacaaaattactccATGACtcgggatcgaacccaagacctcgcACAGCAggcgtactgtaatacaactacaccacacATATTTATGActactaacataaatatatatgtattgttGATGTGAATGACTTTAGAAGGGTTGTCGGTACGCGCTCGTCACCTGAGAGATCAGATAACAATCTTCACTATTCACTCAAAATTCctgcaatattataaaaggtcCTTTTAGCCAGAATATACATAGTATGTTTGTATGATGCTCTTTGACAGTATGAAAAATTGAGTGACTGCaatcacttaaatattatacaaaatttaccaTCTACTTAAATTCTATTACTACGCAGATTACTGGCTTATATTGCAATTCCAAGAAACCGTAGTGGAAACACGTGATTATGTGCTAATTATGCCTGACCCAATGACTTCGTATAGCTGGTATTCATTTCATGTAATTAGTGTCTGTAGGGATCTTTATGCGATGTACTGTTTTGTAGAAATATTCGTTTCAATTAATCACCGCTTTGCTATATTAGTAAGTTTTAACAAATAGCAGtttcatcagccctgtattatatactgtccaactgctgggcacgggccccctttactactgagagggattaggccttagttcaccacgctggcctagtgcggtttagtagacttcacataccctcaaaattcttatagagaacttctgaggtaGTTCCCAAATAGCAGTTTGTCGGGCGGCAATAACctaattttagataataaagCTTATAATAGGTCATAATCTAAATTAGGTTTTCCCATGCCAGGCGGCAAATCATTTACGCTTTGCCTGAAATTAATGTCTGCGAATccctttttataacatataaaagcTTGTGCTATTCCTCATTGGAGTCTTTAAAAACAGAACAATGATTTAACCAATTCGTCTTTGAAACTTCTACGTCGGCTTTCATTTGAATCAGCAAAAATTTCATAACTTGCAGCACGATATGTAGgctaatcataattataattactgggGCATATTGACCATTGAAATTAAGCGAAAAACATTTAAAGCAACTTTCCCTCTAAGAACTATTGTTCAAGCCTGTGTACATCAACAAGAATGCCATTGTCATACGGTTTTGATTTGAAATTCAAGGGAACTGTGCATACATGATTTGTACTTCAAATGTACTGGGTTAGGACGATGTCATAGTATTATTTAACGTTTTTAAAGCTGGTTAGGAATCACGGTTTTGTTTagttctgtcgccaagcagcggtAGCAATTgtcacaaatatttacaatagcATAGTAACGTATTATCTTtaatacgtgcacggcaaagtgacctcactgcacctagtggtaagtggagtggggtccaatagattgtcgagCGACGGGAGATGATTGTCtatcgacaatcgacacaattatgccggcctgttgaaaccgggtatacacaggctgattctggaACGCGATACTTaggtgggccgctatggcgggttttaacaccttgtgtacggtggtcgctatacggaagggtataaaatatatcctaccaccagcaaatcacCATTTCTTTTTTTGATCGAAAATAAAGAACTGCGTAATTATATACGCCACAAAATACATGTGTTCAgggattttattgttttaatcagGGCTCTCCCTAAGACATTAATAGCATTTACAACACAGGCTAACAATCGTTACTAATTGAGAAGACAATTGCTGCAAAACAAGTGCAATATATCGTCTATTGTGTAACTTTTTTCCATAATTCCGACGTGGCATTGTAGTAGCCatgtttatcatgttttgcCGTAATTAGATGTCCCGTTACAGCAGGAACCCTGCATATAACATAATAGTCTGTAAAAAATACACGACATTATACGGTTTTCGCTGTAGCGTAGGCTAGGTAGATTGGGATAAGAACAGACACAAAAAACTGTGCTGTACTGTCCAGTGTCAGCTTTTTGCTGTCTTTTTTGGAATAGTCAAATAGTTGGAGACATCATATAAATCaccattccttttttttatatacatatttatattacatattcatAATGTTCCTTCTCTGTTGTTTCCAGGTCCCCACCGCGAGATGGCGGTGGACGTTCCGGACAGCTTCATCGCGAGAAACAAAACGCCGCCGCGCtacccgccgccgcgcccgccgcagGTACGCCTCCGGACTTGCAGGGATGAGGAGCCTCTCCTCTCCTCCGGCGGCTCCGGCACCAGCTTCGGCAGCAAGCAGAGCACCGTGCTGCACAGCATCGACGTCTCCGGGCCCAGCTCCGATGGCTCCGGCAGCTTCAAGAACAATAGCACCATAGAGATGCTCTCCTTACCGCAAAGCTCTGACGGATCAGGAGCCAGTTTCGGCAGCAAGAAGAGCAAAGGATCGTCTGAGACAGCCAAGTGCGGAGACTCGGAGAGGTCGGAGTCCGTGGCCTCGAACGCCCATAGCATCAGTGATCATAAAATCCAACTGTTGATATCAAACGGGGAAGACTCTTTGCTTGACTGCAGGGAGGGAGTGACGTATTCAGCTCGGACTGATTCTGTCCTGATCCGGGAAGCGGTGTACGCGTCGTACAAGCTGCCTCCGGGGTTCGACACCACCCCGGTGCTACTCGGCCGGGAGGTGGCGGTCGACGTGCCCGACACCTTTGTCCAAATCGTCAAAACCACGCCCAAGTACCCCGGTACCGTGGACAGAAAGAGCGTCGCGTTCCAGGTAACGGGCACATCTGCGCATGCGTCTCATTGGGGATGGAAGTTGTGGCCTTTAGTTgatattgtgtaataattataatatttggtcAAATGATTGTTCTAATTGATATTAGTGGTTCACTTTTAATGTGATCCAAGTATGGCATtatttagataacataataattcCGACCATACcaaaatttgcattttaaacCCAATATTGCTGAGCATTCAACTAAAGGTGAACAATTTAGAATTAACACTACATTTACTAACAATCATAGTCGGAACTACTAACACACTAACAGGAACCGGTGTAGAAAACGGTGTAAGCACATTTGaagctttttttaattaacatttattattcattacacatttatatacatttacagATCTCATTATTAAATTGAACTTCTGCATACATTGACTATGAACTGAGATGTGggatttatttagtaaataaccAAAGCGTTGTCTTTTATATTAAGTGAACGTCGACGCGCGCAGGAATATGGCGTACTTAAAAGAAACTTCTGTTCTTCTTCttcaatagaaaaataaaaatatctgattGTACGATCTTAATGTTGAAAATCCAAATATCTCATAATTGTCAGTAGTTTCACTGAcgataatattctttaaactatgattttgtaaataacagatttataaatataataataataatatcagtccttaTAGAGaccttaggtatgcaggtttcctcacgatgttttccttcaccgttaaagcaagcgataattcccagAGAGCACAAACATAACTTGAGAAACGTCAGAGGCACGTGTCCTTGGTTTTGAAACTGCAGACTTCGTCTCATCAATCCGCTCCACtccgaactaggctatcgctgatTTAGGTATATAGAGAGACCTACATTACTATTTCATTGATACGCcttgaatgtaaattaatacactCAAGGGCGTTCCTTAGCTACTGTTTTGTTGCCAATAATTAATTCGTCATGCGCCTGATAAGATAGACGGAAGTTCttatcacatttttatatagtCACGTTCAGGTGATTTCGTCTTTACGGTGACTAATGTGGTTAAATGTAGGATTATTAGCAgtgaatattgttaaaattaaactgttgATGTCGCTTTTGTCACTAATGATATAAAGAATATTCACTAGCATTGTATTAGaaatgtagataaatatgtaCCATTCTGTTGTAATTGCGTGAATCTGTTATATCTTACATACAATACATGGTGGCGGATGTTAGAAAGGTAGAATTTAATCAGTTTAGATTGATTGTTTGTTTATCTACATTGCTTAGAATAGACTTCGAATGGAATTAATAGTTACAAATGATTAATAGTAAGCATTATAAATTCGACGTCACGTGATAGTGTCATTGTATTAGgagtaaataaaatcaaagaaaCCAATGACTTATTCTGTGGTTGCAAATGTCATATCCCTTCAATAATGAAACCAAACAAAACACTTAGATATTGCGTGTACCTCCTACACAATTTAgtggaaacatttattttacacgtaaaattaaatatttggctTACGTCATTTTACGCCGCGATAAGTAATGTTACGCTCcagtttattttaacaatgaagTCAAGCGTTTGAAAACCtattataattcattgtttaatttattaagtactCTAAGTATAAGTACTACTGCCGTTttactataatagaaaacgaaaaaaatatatttataagaatcaTTAAGATTTCTTCttcacattaaataatattctctTGTACGTAGctatttggtaattaaaaatgcAATGAACGTCAACTTGCGTGGCGATTAGTGATTACACGATGACGCGGAGGTAAACagttatacattaatattatactattatctgtcatcatcatcatcatcatgtcAGGATTGGAGgaagatgtccactgctgaacatgggcctacCTAGAACTATTACCTGTGATTACCACAAATTAATTCCTAGAGATATGCCAAGAATAAAGTTGCCAATACCTAAGGCAGTCAGTATTaggtgtaatttatttaaagaaaatacatcatgatattaaaataactcagCAAACAATCTCTACGCTACATTGTGCATTATTATTACACTACGTACTGTTGACAATACCTAAGTGTGACTCAAAACTGCGAAGAattcattacaataacaaaGTTACAGCCATCATTAAACGCATTAACATTATCCATGATGCACGCTTGTTGCACACAACGCTGTTCTGTCTACGGTGCCAAAATATTCTAAGCTTCAGCCAAGTGCTTATGGGGTAcattatatcaattatatttctatttgactATTTCTGACATGGGTGTTCTAAAAGGCTTTTAAGATGTTCCAACAAAAATTtgattcaattattaaaattcatattttttgggTTTGTACACTTTGCTGAAAGGGTTCTTAATGCTCTCAAAAGTTTTTATTGGAGACATTAATTTATATGACAAACAATGATATTAGTTTAGATATTGTATTGAACACAAAGTttctattatttaatgtttgggGTACAATATAACTCTAGACTGGGAAAGCTAGATGTATGACTCGTGCTTGTGACCGAAATGTAATGATAAATAagcaaataagtaaaaataaaaagaagttagtaaatattaacccccttatttatagacgttatttatataaggtcggagcattgctgtgataacaagtctgtttctcagtgctgacggcatggcagccttcgcagtgcgtagacgtagggccgttgtgattggctaaaattgagatacaacttgaatctagttggctgacagataaacaaagctgaacaaacagcaagctgtcagataaacaaagctgagaaacagacttgttatcacagcaatgctccgtccttggataaataacgtctatgaataagggggtagtTATTACAATCTGTATTCGGTAatatatgtgttatattttggtccatattataatatttttactaacaaatatttcatttttcaggTCCGGTTTAGAATTGTTAAGGGTTATAAATCTGAAGTAGTGTTTGTATTTAGTTATAAGTATTGTATGTCGAATTGCAGAAGgttttttttctatctataaaatatttgtatattatttattaggtcaAGCCCTATTCCGTATATAGGGGCGAATCCGTATTTTGCAATtgcgggcgttctattcgaaggatagCGTCGATAGCCATAAACGTAAGAGAACCAAAATATCCTCTATTTGCCTATACAgccatcaaagctgtccttcgattaggaCGCCTGTGATTACAAAAGACGGATATGTATATCCCCTTAGACGGAATAGGGCACCTGACCTTATATTTGTTCTCTTGTGAAATAGATTTggttaacaataattaaaatgagcTATTTAAAGAAGCCTTTTGAAATTTGACATTTCGCAAATCCTCTAAAAATCAGTCATGACCAAAATATAAACAGTCAAATACGGCATTTCGTTTCAACTTTCTGTttctgaataaattaatatactctTGTGtgaaagtaaaatgtttttagagGATTTTGTGCGATTTATACTAGACAATTGTATGCCTAACCATTTATGAATGTGTATGGGGTAATTTTGTGCATGAAAACATTGGGTCTATGCAACTTTTGTAATCGTAGTTATAAGTAAGGAatgttgaaatattgttttatgggGTCTAGCTTAGAAAGTTgtctagaataatattttatattcagaaagGAATAAAACAAGACTTTTTTCGTAAAGTTTAATGAGtgttgctatttttaaaaatactaaaagacATATCAATTTGTTCTTTTTACATTGGACAGTCTATTAACAATGTTTATTGGTGTAGTCCTCAGCAGTAagcaaattaacaaattatgtttattattaaatagcacTGGCAACACTGACAAAAATCCTTTCTGAACGATTGCCACTATTTTCCATTTACCCAATCTGCTCACCAGGTGAACGGCACTGCGAAGACGTCGGCGCCGGCGGTCCCTCCCAGAGAGGTGGCGCGGGACGCACCGCCGCGTCCCCCCGCGCACGACCTCACTAAGGACCAGGCGGACTCCATCAGGAAGTACCAGGTTAGTTCTAGATGTAATTTCATCGACCACTCGATTTTGAGCTTTAAATGATGAATATTAAGTGCGTTTTATatatcagatttatttttaggttacaATGTCCGgcgtatttatgttttttatcgtgaacagcgccatctattattgaGTTTGAGTACTATGCAATGCTTGTTGTGGCGCCACAACTTAAAACGGAATTGTCCTACGTTTAATGTCATAACATgtgaaaatatgaatgaaaagacaataatataatgttttgcgACCTTCTCAAGCTTGCCTTTACTTGAATCGGCAACTACATGTATAAGCATTATTATAACTCACTTTTTAAGATTTTAgcatttatttagattttagtaTTAGGTACACGAAATAATTTGGGCAAACAGTAGTCagttgttttaaaacaaagcgTTTTATATCTCtcctttgaattttaaatctatttatctAGATAATTTAGCTTTATAATCATACAATTTCCGGTTTTAACATTCCACAATATTAATAGTTCTAATGTATGCTATCCTTTGTTACATTACTCTTTGTCTGTCACTTCCTCATTTTTGTTCGCAAAATCTAGGCCATTAAATGGCGTGGTAGAATAAACGTATAGAAGTTGTAAAAATGATTCGTTGAATCAGTTCTCTTTTTGAATGTCGGCTTTATTTCGTTGCATTCTAAGCCATAATAAACTATGATTAGagtgttttttgtttgaataaaatgtttggtACTTTGTTGCtcactatatatgtatatttaggtGAGTATATCACGAAATGTTAGGAAGATCTTTCCGTCAATAATTAGTCAATTGTTTCGTGTAACTGTGAGGCTTTTAAGACGATGCCTAAACTTGGAGCATATCTCATATATGAGAATATATGAGATATGCTCCAAGTTCTATGCTCCAGAACCAGTATTCTATTGAACAAAAGTTAATTCGTCTATTGGCATAATGTTACGATGTAACaaggtatattatatactttcataGCATTATATAGTTGAATTTTGGTGAAAGTGAGCACTAGATgtaacctctgcctacccctttgggaatttaaaataaaaaataagtgtgtGTGTTCATTGTCTCTTGATCATTAATATATGAACCAAATGTAGGTACTTGGCCATACCCCTGTCATTCTTAGCGTCGGGTCGCGTCTCTAGgaaggaaaaataaatgtaaatagatagtaattatttttcaaataatgtcTTTGTTAATCGGCTATTATACACTAACAGCTGTGGATACAACTGACACGAGAAGTgtgtatatattagtattatacgTAATTTTCCTTCCCTGTATACAGGGCCATTtctacattgcgttactaaatgaaaccattgAAATATTGTCAATTGTAGAAAGATATTTTGGTTATGACTCCAGCACTAAGAAACTTTGGGAATTCGTCCTCAAGATTCA
This genomic window contains:
- the LOC119192466 gene encoding uncharacterized protein LOC119192466, translated to PRMRSGSSIVVVGADEEKCPPPDDDKDMLTMLSLTSDTGPHREMAVDVPDSFIARNKTPPRYPPPRPPQVRLRTCRDEEPLLSSGGSGTSFGSKQSTVLHSIDVSGPSSDGSGSFKNNSTIEMLSLPQSSDGSGASFGSKKSKGSSETAKCGDSERSESVASNAHSISDHKIQLLISNGEDSLLDCREGVTYSARTDSVLIREAVYASYKLPPGFDTTPVLLGREVAVDVPDTFVQIVKTTPKYPGTVDRKSVAFQVNGTAKTSAPAVPPREVARDAPPRPPAHDLTKDQADSIRKYQ